The following are from one region of the Isoalcanivorax indicus genome:
- a CDS encoding Rieske (2Fe-2S) protein produces MTFHRLLRLDQVHDGLRARFRIGRHELLLISVGTEVFLLDARCPHAGSDLGRGTLSGYQLRCPGHGQVFDVRECGRAGQPVGYPVEYDGQWLGVSLP; encoded by the coding sequence ATGACATTTCATCGCCTGTTGCGGCTGGATCAGGTGCACGATGGTCTGCGGGCCAGGTTTCGCATCGGTCGCCACGAGTTGCTGCTGATATCGGTCGGCACGGAGGTCTTCCTGCTGGATGCACGCTGCCCGCATGCCGGGAGTGATCTGGGCCGTGGCACCCTGTCCGGTTACCAACTGCGCTGCCCGGGACACGGGCAGGTGTTTGATGTGCGTGAGTGCGGGCGGGCAGGGCAGCCGGTCGGCTACCCGGTGGAGTACGATGGTCAGTGGCTGGGCGTCAGCCTGCCCTGA
- a CDS encoding lytic transglycosylase domain-containing protein: MRGPFIIPLALLATSALAPWQASADAIYTYRAPDGVPMFTDRESMPSGYELLNVRRGWVERRGPLSDDLRDLYDPEIRHAARLYGIDPGLIKAVIHAESLFDRHAVSRVGAQGLMQLMPRTANFLEVNNAFDPRQNIAGGARFLNYLMERFDDLELVLAAYNAGEGNVRRYGGVPPFPETQGYVKRVQQLLPRYQQHFASPDPSLAIR, translated from the coding sequence ATGCGGGGACCCTTCATCATACCGCTGGCGTTGCTGGCCACCAGCGCGCTGGCGCCATGGCAGGCCAGCGCCGACGCGATCTATACCTATCGTGCTCCGGACGGCGTGCCGATGTTCACCGACCGCGAGAGCATGCCCTCCGGCTACGAGCTGCTGAACGTGCGCCGGGGCTGGGTGGAGCGGCGCGGGCCCCTCAGCGACGACCTGCGCGACCTCTATGACCCGGAAATCCGCCACGCGGCACGTCTTTACGGGATTGATCCCGGCCTGATCAAGGCCGTCATCCACGCTGAATCCCTGTTCGATCGTCATGCCGTCTCCCGCGTCGGCGCCCAGGGGCTGATGCAACTGATGCCGCGAACCGCCAACTTCCTGGAGGTCAACAACGCCTTCGACCCGCGCCAGAACATCGCCGGGGGGGCACGCTTCCTCAATTACCTGATGGAGCGCTTCGACGATCTCGAACTGGTGCTGGCGGCCTACAACGCAGGCGAAGGCAATGTGCGCCGCTATGGCGGCGTACCGCCCTTCCCGGAAACCCAGGGCTATGTAAAGCGCGTCCAGCAGTTGCTGCCACGATACCAGCAGCACTTCGCCAGCCCGGACCCGAGCCTGGCCATCCGCTGA
- the gorA gene encoding glutathione-disulfide reductase yields MYDLIVIGAGSGGVRAARIAAGLGARVAIVESRFFGGTCVNVGCVPKKLFAYASEFPGLFAQARDFGFEPGQGAEARPDWARLRDNKTRAIERLNGIYERMLEQAGVEVFVGHGRIEAAGSVSVTASDGARQLLSGRHLLIATGGKPHVPDVPGHELALISDDLFFLPDLPRRVAVVGGGYIATEFASILQGLGVEVQQLYRGDLFLRGFDDDIRRFVAEQMRERGVALRFNTDVTAIRETPDGGRLLTLADGSHCEVDAVFYATGRVPNIDDLFAPGVDIARSSNGALSVDAGYATSLPGLYAVGDVTDRVQLTPVALAEGMWLARALFGQDAQPDVGYENIPTAVFCQPNIGTVGLTEAEAQARYGSLRIYLGNFRPLRYSLGDIQHRSLVKLVVDDATDRVVGLHMAGDEAGEIVQGFAVAVNMGATKADFDRTLGIHPTSAEEFVTLREVARRVPPAT; encoded by the coding sequence ATGTACGATCTGATAGTCATCGGGGCAGGCTCCGGCGGGGTGCGGGCGGCGCGGATCGCCGCAGGACTCGGCGCCCGGGTCGCCATTGTCGAATCCCGCTTCTTCGGCGGTACCTGCGTGAATGTGGGGTGTGTGCCGAAGAAGCTGTTTGCTTACGCCTCCGAGTTTCCCGGCCTGTTCGCCCAGGCGCGTGACTTCGGTTTCGAGCCGGGGCAGGGCGCGGAGGCGCGGCCTGACTGGGCCCGGCTGCGTGACAACAAGACACGGGCCATCGAGCGTCTGAACGGCATTTATGAGCGCATGCTGGAGCAGGCCGGCGTCGAGGTGTTCGTTGGCCACGGGCGTATCGAGGCGGCCGGCAGCGTGTCGGTCACCGCGTCCGACGGCGCTCGCCAGTTGCTCTCCGGGCGGCACCTGCTGATTGCCACCGGCGGCAAGCCGCATGTACCGGATGTGCCCGGCCATGAACTGGCACTGATCTCCGACGACCTGTTTTTCCTGCCGGATCTGCCGCGCCGGGTCGCCGTGGTAGGCGGAGGCTATATTGCTACGGAGTTCGCCTCGATCCTGCAGGGTCTCGGGGTCGAGGTGCAGCAGTTGTATCGTGGTGATCTCTTTCTGCGCGGTTTCGATGACGATATTCGCCGCTTTGTCGCCGAGCAGATGCGCGAGCGTGGCGTGGCGCTGCGTTTCAATACCGACGTCACGGCCATACGCGAAACCCCGGACGGTGGCCGCCTGCTTACCCTGGCAGACGGCAGCCACTGCGAGGTGGATGCGGTGTTCTACGCCACCGGCCGGGTGCCGAATATCGACGATCTGTTCGCCCCGGGTGTCGATATCGCCCGCAGCAGCAACGGCGCGCTGAGCGTGGATGCCGGCTATGCCACCAGCCTGCCGGGCCTCTACGCCGTGGGCGACGTCACCGATCGGGTCCAGTTGACCCCGGTAGCCCTGGCGGAGGGCATGTGGCTGGCGCGCGCCCTGTTTGGCCAGGATGCCCAGCCGGACGTGGGCTACGAAAACATACCCACCGCGGTCTTCTGCCAGCCGAATATCGGCACCGTGGGGCTCACCGAAGCCGAGGCGCAGGCGCGCTATGGCAGCCTGCGCATCTATCTGGGCAATTTCCGCCCGCTTCGTTACAGCCTCGGTGACATCCAGCACCGCTCGCTGGTCAAGCTGGTGGTCGATGATGCAACGGATCGCGTGGTCGGCCTGCATATGGCCGGTGATGAAGCCGGTGAAATCGTTCAGGGGTTCGCAGTGGCCGTGAACATGGGGGCGACCAAGGCGGACTTTGATCGCACCCTGGGGATTCACCCCACCTCGGCGGAAGAATTCGTGACCCTGCGAGAGGTGGCGCGGCGCGTCCCGCCCGCCACCTGA